One Peribacillus simplex NBRC 15720 = DSM 1321 genomic region harbors:
- a CDS encoding YlmC/YmxH family sporulation protein, with protein MTRISDFQIKDIVNIADGKKLGNMSDLEINTATGKIEAIIVSNGTRLMGFFGKEQDIVIPWRKIKKIGADVILVEHQTVFQEELKDERF; from the coding sequence GTGACCAGGATTTCCGACTTTCAAATTAAGGATATCGTCAATATAGCGGATGGTAAGAAATTAGGTAATATGTCAGATCTTGAAATCAATACGGCCACGGGGAAAATAGAGGCCATCATCGTTTCAAATGGAACAAGGTTAATGGGTTTTTTTGGAAAGGAACAGGATATTGTGATTCCATGGCGGAAAATAAAAAAAATCGGTGCAGATGTCATTCTTGTTGAACATCAGACGGTATTTCAAGAAGAACTGAAAGATGAACGGTTTTAA
- the sigG gene encoding RNA polymerase sporulation sigma factor SigG produces the protein MSRNKVEICGVDTSKLPVLKNEEMRKLFKELQDGDISAREKLVNGNLRLVLSVIQRFNNRGEYVDDLFQVGCIGLMKSIDNFDLGQNVKFSTYAVPMIIGEIRRYLRDNNPIRVSRSLRDIAYKALQVKEKLISQTLREPTAEEIAKVLEVPHEEIVFALDAIQDPVSLFEPIYNDGGDPIYVLDQLSDEKNKDSTWIDEIAINEGMRRLNDREKMILRKRFFQGKTQMEVAEEIGISQAQVSRLEKAAIKQMNKNIQQ, from the coding sequence TTGTCTCGTAATAAGGTTGAAATCTGCGGTGTGGATACATCAAAATTACCGGTTTTAAAGAATGAAGAAATGAGAAAACTCTTTAAAGAACTGCAAGATGGCGATATTTCAGCAAGAGAGAAACTGGTAAACGGGAATCTTCGACTCGTTCTTAGCGTCATTCAGCGCTTCAACAATCGGGGAGAGTATGTAGATGATCTATTTCAGGTAGGCTGTATAGGGTTGATGAAGTCGATAGATAACTTTGACCTAGGTCAAAATGTTAAGTTTTCAACGTATGCTGTACCGATGATTATTGGAGAAATCAGAAGATATCTTCGTGACAATAATCCGATTCGGGTATCCCGTTCTTTAAGAGACATAGCTTACAAAGCTCTGCAGGTAAAAGAAAAGCTCATAAGCCAGACCCTTCGTGAGCCAACAGCTGAAGAAATCGCCAAGGTGTTGGAAGTACCTCATGAAGAAATTGTTTTTGCACTAGATGCTATACAAGATCCAGTTTCACTTTTTGAACCGATTTATAATGATGGCGGGGATCCGATTTATGTACTCGACCAACTGAGTGATGAAAAAAATAAAGATAGTACCTGGATTGATGAAATAGCTATAAATGAAGGCATGAGACGGTTGAATGACCGGGAAAAAATGATCCTTCGCAAACGGTTTTTCCAGGGGAAGACGCAAATGGAGGTAGCCGAGGAAATCGGCATTTCACAAGCACAGGTCTCCCGATTGGAAAAAGCGGCAATCAAGCAAATGAATAAAAATATCCAACAGTAG